The sequence below is a genomic window from Pogoniulus pusillus isolate bPogPus1 chromosome 10, bPogPus1.pri, whole genome shotgun sequence.
ATTCATCATCgagatttttttcctggtatTTCCTTTGGGAGGCAGTGCCCTGTGGCTCCAAAGCTCAGAAGAGAGAGACCTTTGTTGTTTGACAGGCAGAAAACTTCTGCTCTAAAGAAGGGTTCTTCTCTGCTTTGGAGTTTTCACCCTGTTAGCTGTGTTAGTTATCCTGTTGAATTAACTGCTAAACTCCACTACTTCCCTTTTGCCCCCTGCTTGCTTAAATTTTTTTGGCACTAGCCCAAGATAATGACTTGGGTGCATTTCGCTTCCCACTGCATGGCAAGGAGAGCTCAGCTAGAGTGAACAGCCCTTCCCCCAGCCCAAGAAGGGAGCAGtcccctctgcaggcaggcagccttgCCCAGAGGTAGCTTTTCAGGGTTCATCTCCACCAGGCCTTCCCCAGGCCCCAGTTTTGCTCTGCACACACGgcctgagcagcagtgctggctgtcaAGGTTAAAAgcgccacagctgctgctgatggCACACGGCGAGCTGGATGCCTGAGGTATGCATCAGAAATTGCTTTTTGCCTGCTTCCTTTGAGAAGCTAGGAGATCAATTTGCCTTTTTTAATTACTAAAAGAGCATTAGTTCAGTTGTAAAGTCGAGCTGGTTTGTAAAAGAGGGAAGAAGTGCCAGGTTTATGTGCAGCCTAAGTCTGTTCCCTTAATTACCCAGTCCCAGGCTATTCCTTCCTCAGGATTCCTGCCTCATTCACTACGAGAGAGGGCAGAGTGAAGGTAGCCTGGCAACTGTAAATCTGGAGGGGTTTAGCATCTGAGTATTTGCCTTTGCAAGGTGAAGACTGTTTTTCTTACTTTCATGTCATTCCACGACTGATTAGCCACATCACATGCCACATGGTAAGACCACCAAGAACAGGTCTCAGTGTGCATTAAGAACATACATAAGGCCTCCTGCTTTCCAGGTGTGCACAAGCCCCATGCAGAGGTGATGTTTGTGTCTGTCCATGTGTCACTGTGAACAAATACAGGTTCGACTGAACTTTAAATGGACCATTTAAGACATTTCATGGAAAATAATGTTTGATGCTTTTAAAAGCAAGTAAAGAATGGGAATACAAACCCCTTGCTAATCAGCTTCTGTCTTCTCATTTTCAGGACCTGTTAAGATGCAGAGTATTGACATCAGGGATTTTTGAAACAAGATTTCAAGTAGATAAAGTAAACTTCCAGTAAGTTTCTTAGTAATCATTTATGTATCCAAACTAGCTTTTAACAACTCAGCAGGTTTCAGTAGGTTTTAACGACCTACAGTAGGTTTAGGGTGGGAGCTGGGTTTTTCTGGTGGGattttttgctttctctctaCAGATCCCAGGAAAATTGCCTGATCTTTTGTAAAAAGAGCTGGTAGCAGTTTTGTGTATTGGTGCTGCACTGTTGTGGGGTTGTCTGTGACTGTTTTTAAACTGGTTCCATAGCATAGCACTATAAACTCCTCAAATATTTTTGAGGATAAGATCATGCTGAAGTCAGAGGGAACCCTGCCACAAGTCAGGTCTTGTACAATGGGGCAAAGGGAGGTAAAcgtctcccttcttccagcgagctgcaggctctgtgctTGTTGAAGTTTTATGCTGTGCCTCTGTAAAACACCCACGGTGGGGCTACCTTTGCTCACTAATTCTTGATGAGCACTGATGGGGCAGATctgcccccaggtccttctccttaCAGAAATGCACTCTCCCCACCACCCTTCTGAATATGCCCATACCTGTCTGTGTTTATAGTACAGCAGATCCAATCTTATGTGCCACATGTGCCTCTGTGGGCTGGCAAGGCCAAGACTTGCCCTGCAAAAGAGCATGTTTCTCTTTTTATGGGTCAGTAGCCTTCTCGGGCAGAGCTCGGCAGGTGCAGCTGTGTCGGACATGCAGCGCGGTGTCAGCAATTCCCTCTCTCTTTGGGCAGTattttcctgctgctgtccttggagCTGTCAGATTTTCAACCTGCACCCTCATGCTGCATGCTTTGTGTGACTTTCCTAGTGCACATAAGTGATATAACATCCTATGGCTTTTTAACAGCATGTTTGATGTAGGTGGCCAGAGAGACGAGAGAAGAAAATGGATCCAGTGCTTTAACGGTAAGGGAAAACATTCCACAGTTTCATTTTGAGCTTATTCTCTGGAGTGTGAGCAGCTTAATGCTCACATTCATACAGAGTGTGTCACTAACACAGGAGTCCAGTGTTAGAGAGATATTTTTAGGGTGGTTCTGGCAGTTTAGGGTATATGCAGCCTGAGGGATGTGTGTTGGGATAACAGAGatgcttttttctctctcttcttcccttacTTTCTGTACTCTGCCCAGATGTCACAGCTATCATCTTCGTTGTGGCTTGCAGCAGCTACAACATGGTAATAAGGGAAGACAATAACACAAACAGGCTACGAGAGTCCCTGGACCTTTTCAAAAGCATCTGGAACAACAGGTAAACACCTCCTTTCCCTCAGCCTCGCCAGCTCAGCTACACTTCCACTCCTTACAAAATAAGAACCCCTCTTACTGTGTGCTCAGGTCTTTTCTGTTCAGTGTCCAGGTAGGGCCATGGTGCAGGGACAGTGCACACAGCATTTCACCACTGCTGCCAAAACACAGGGTGTGGAGACAGCTGGGAAAGGGCAAGCTCCTTGTGGCAGCTTCCATGAGGGAAGCAAAGGGGATCCCTTCATGGCATCAGCGTGCTGCTTGGCCAAGGCTGAGAGCATCCCCCAAACTCCGTTTAGTCTCCTCCTCAAAGGCAGGAACAgcaagctgctgcctttgcagtcGATTCGccagctggtgctgtgctgaacACCCACAGGGGCAGCCACTCTCGCAGGGCTCTTCCCTGAGAGCTGCCTTGTGGGCTAGTATTGCAGATCAGATGTGATAGTAACTGCCATTAAATGGGCATCCTGCCACAGTGCATGCAAACTGCAGACCAAATAGCAATACGAAGAGGTTACTGATGGGGAAGACGTGAAAATACACAGAGTAAGGTCATGAAGGTTTTGGCGTGTGAGGGTGGTCTGTGCTGAGAAGTGATTGAAGGTAGGAGAAAAATGTTAAGGCAAGGCCCAAAGGCACATCATGACAGTGATGGCTACATACTAacaggggaaggaaagaggtGATTTTCTCCTGATTCATCAAGTGTCCTACAGGCCATCCTAAAAGATGGGATTACCTGTGTGGGTGAGCTGTTAGGTAAGACAGTGGCAGCTTTCCAACCTTTTTCTTTTGGTacagcaaaaccaaagaaagaagaCAGCAGTGTCTGATGTTGGACTGTGTGCTTCCAGGAAATAACGTTTTCCCAACCTGATATCAAAGGGGTAGATTTAGAAACCAGTGCTTGAAGATTGTCCCCTTCAGCAGTGTCTGCTGGGGGGTTTACAACTGTATTTACAGATCCTGCAGCTGTCCCAGGTACAGATCCTACAGCACAGGCACAACTCAGTGAAAACAGTAATTCAGGTCATCTTATTTTTTGTGATGTTGTAGCATATTCCACACTACTTTGCTCTGGCCAGGCAGGGGTAACCGGTAGATTTTCTGTGCAAGTGATGTGCTTGCCTTGGTTAAGGTGTCAGAGCTGTAACACAGccctttggtttgtttttgacAGGTGGTTACGGACCATTTCCATCATTTTATTCTTGAATAAACAGGACATGCTGGCTGAAAAAGTCCTGGCAGGGAAGTCAAAAATCGAAGATTACTTTCCTGAATACGCTCATTACACTGTACCCGAGGATGGTAAGGGCTGGCACCACGCGGGGCACTGGCTTGGCCCAGCCCCTGCTTCCaacctctgtctctctctcactcACACCAAGTCACAAGCACAAACCATTCCTTCACACAAATGTCGGTCAGGTAAGGAGTGTGCTGGCAGCATGCCCCAGCACAGGCAAGGCTGAAGGGGCTCTGGCTGTTAAGAGAGGCTTGGgggcctgctgcagagcagctgcttctccctgctgtGCAGCAATCCACAACCCCAGGAGAGCAAAACTGCTGGGCATGTCTCTTCCCTGCCAGATGCTTCTGCCTGTGGTGCTAAACTTCATTAGGGGTTTGTTAAACTGATTTTGCAGCCATTCTGCATCCTCCAACACTGCAGAACTTCAGCCTTTGCAGAGagaagcccagcagagcagcaaaggagtttttcctgttttaaaagagaaaacccaCAGCAGTaaatgctgagagagctgtgaCAATGGAGCCATTAATAGGAGTTTGGTTTCTTACCATTTCAAGGAGAGTGATTCTTGCACCACAGTAGCATCACAACCAAGTAAACTCTGATACTATGCCAGGTTCATAGCAGGCAGAGAGCTTCCCAAGTATCTTagctgtgtgcccagcacaAGTGGTCAAAGTTCCACTTCCTGACCACTAgtctctgccttaccccagtgGTGCCCTTGGTGTAGTGCTTACAGCCACCTGTCGGAAGAGGCTTTTGTCCTCCGCTAACCATCAACCACAGCTTGGGCTGTGGGAGTGAAGAGGGTAAAAGGCTGGACCTTCAGGAGCGTGGTGCTGAGTTTCAGGTGGTTTGGATAACTAAACTGCCCCACAACCTGACTTAAAATGGCATCAGTTTTATAATGCTGAGGCCCTTCAGAAGAAACCTTCTGTCATTGTCACCCAAATTCCCCTCTCCCAGACAGTAGATTTTAGTGTGCCTGAGCAGGACTTCACAGCAGATGTCCAGAACCCAGAATAGCCACACATGAAGCAGCTCTCTGTTTTTAACCTGTAGTTGTTCATTTATCCCTTAAtttcagctggctgctgctcctgcagctctgtgtttacCCCTGCCAAGAGTAAAAGATATGTGCCCATACTCTGATAACTTCTTCCTCTTACCATATTGTCTTTATTACCATCTGAtagcaacaggactagggggaatggatccaagcaaaaggagggtggtaagacactggaacaggttgcctaaagAGGTgttggaagctccatccctggaagtttttaaggccaaggtggaggtggctctgggcaacctggtctagtggaaagtgtccctgcccatggcagagaggttggaactaggtgatccctggggtcccttccaaccctgacacttCTGTGATTTGGTGCCTTAGATGAAGGGAAATCACACTGAAAGGAAATGAGTAGTTTCTCTTCACTGTGTTGGCTTTTATACTTAAATAGGATTGTTAAGCGGCCTAGATAGAGAGAAATTCATCTGCTAACAGTCAGTACTGACCAGTGAGTCTCCCACACACCATGAAATTAATCTAGAGCCCCTTGATGAGTACTCCATCTAAATATAGAGATTACCTGGGGCCTGGAAATAGACATGAAAAGATCTTTTGATGCTATCATTTTTTTCAGGTGTAGTCTTGGACTAATCATTTTTAACCCCAGAttcctgcctgcaggagcaTTCTTCAGGGGATGCTGTTCTGGTGCAGAAACCAAAGAGCTCAGCTGCTTTTTCTAGTCCTGCTTTCTGACAAAAGTTAAACCCCGACTCCCACGTGGTTTGTATCTACATGAACAAACTTGTGGCTGTGAGTAAGCCTCTTTATGAGAGGAGTGATGGCACTGCTGCAACAAGTCCAGCGATCTTCAGGCTCCTCAAATCTGTAGCCAGGTTTCAGTCTTCTTCCATTTTAGAATTAGCTATCAGGAACCTCCTGTGGCTATTTAACATTTTAATGCCTGTACTGAAGGGCTACTTCCTCCTTATTAGAGCTCTTATTATGACAAATAGAGgattgtttgcttttcatgtTTCTGATGTCATCTATTTTGTTCAATTGAACAGCAACACCAGATGCAGGAGAAGATCCCAAAGTCACAAGAGCCAAGTTCTTCATCCGGGATGAGTTTCTAGTGAGTAATTTTGATCTTGTGTGTGGTTCTATCATAGGAAATGCTGGCAGATGGCACCATTTATTTAGGGAAAGCTGAGAGGGTTTTGCAGAAAgctagagggaaaggagagtgTCTGGCAATTCCCTAATTCTTTTCAGCTGTCCATCTTGCAGAACCTTCCCCAGTGCTTGCACGTTTTCATGCCCGTTTTATACAAGGTCACCTACCCTGCAAAGTGTTACAAGCCAAGTAGGCACTAGTGCTGAGGTGgtaggtgccccatccctgcagacattccaggtcaggttggatgaggcagcctgatctagtcgaagatgtccctgctcactgcaggagggttggactaggtgatctttaaagctcccttccaacccagagcactgTGTGAATCCCCGAAAGGCTTTGGCAATGGTCAGCTGGCAAGAGGGAATGAACAAAAAAGTTGGTTTTTATCCTTAACTAGATTTTAAAGCTGATTTTATCCTTAAATAAGATTTCTGTTGTGCCACTTCAGAGGTTTGCCTTGCCCTAGGACTGCTGTCACAGCCCTGCTTGAGGAATCATAAGAAAGTGTTTTGTCTGGTGACGTTTATAATTAAGGTTTCCTCCAAAGTTAAATTTCACAGACGGGAGCAGTGATCAGGCAGATGATCACATCCCAATACTGTGGCCAGAAACAGAGGACTTAGTCCAATATCACCTACAGCTTCACTCATATGGAGTCATTCCACCAGTGCAAAGCACTAATGGGGTCCAGAACTAAAGCCCAGTACCCTGCTTCTTGTCCTACTGTAAAAGGGTGTTCAAAAGAAACCAACTTGAACCAGTAGAGGTAAGAATTTCCAAGTCACTTTGCATTTACAGGTATGGTTAGGATTTGCAGCTGCTGATGCAACAAGGAAGGAAGAGGCAATTGATTGTGTGCACTCTTTGGGGATTTCTACTCACACCTTAACCTTCCAGTTCATGAGGACAAATGGCAGATTGCACTGCACTAACATAGGATTTACCCCCAAAAGAGCAAATTTTATTTCAgctttgctgcaagagagaTCTGACTTGTTGTGAAGCAGGTAACAATGTCCAGTTTGGGAGGGTCCAAGAGAGCCAAACTATGGGAAAATTAGGGGGAACCTCCTCacctttttctgttttccttattAAAACAACATGGAGGACAAGGTCCTTACCTGCCCTGACTCACTGGTGTCACTAAAGAGGCAAAGTAGAGAAGGGGAGGGCTGTAGGCATTGCAGCCACCccctgtgggtgctgggggcagaagCATTTAGTCTGGGACCAGCACCTACCAATAACTGGGTAGTCTCTGGGACTTGAGCATGGGACCAAAAAGAGGTCAAAGCAGCTTCCCCCCTTTCCCTGCAACAGGCACAGGCCTAGCAGAGAGCATCCCTCCTTGAGCAGTGTCCTTGTGTGTCTCTCCTGCCTTTGTTTAAAGGCAGGAACAAAGGGGACAGTGTGCAGACTGGAGATGTCCTTAGTCTCCTGATGCCCTTTGCAggtggaaggaagagaaggtgtCTTGTTTTCtacctgcagcctgcttggcttcctgtaggtccccttcagatattgaaatacagctgtaaggtctccccagagctttctcttttccaggcttaaCAACCCCAAGTCTTTCAGCCTGTACTCAATGCTCTGGGGGGGGTTAACATCTTTGAAGGTCCTGGGGAATTGTAACAAGATTGTAACAGGTGAACTGATGCCAAATCTAAGTTAGCAACCTGAAAGGCTGTGCAGTAACCTCATGAGAATTAAACTCCTCGTGGTCTGATGTTTGCTGTTCTCTGCCACTACTGGCTTCACAACCAGGAGTTTGTCAGCTTAGTGCTGCTGATTTAAAACAAGAGTTCAAAGATTTGCCACATGATGGCACCCGAAGGGAAGAGAAAGCGTTCCTGGGACATCTGCgtggcaggctgcagtgctaCCGGCAGCACAGAGGTGTGCAAATGATAGCAGCTTGGGCaatgatcatggaatcattaaggttggaaaagacttctgagatcgttaagtccaaccatcaacccaacactgccatgcccactaagccatgtcctgaagtgccaagtctgcatgtttcttgaacacctccagggacagtgactccaccaccttcctaaacagcctgttccagtgcctgaccactctttcaggaaagaagttttcctaatatccaacctaaacctgtcctggtgtgagttgaggccatttcctctcatcactAGTTGGTCAGAAGAAACC
It includes:
- the GNAL gene encoding guanine nucleotide-binding protein G(olf) subunit alpha isoform X3, producing the protein MDDYTPTDQDLLRCRVLTSGIFETRFQVDKVNFHMFDVGGQRDERRKWIQCFNDVTAIIFVVACSSYNMVIREDNNTNRLRESLDLFKSIWNNRWLRTISIILFLNKQDMLAEKVLAGKSKIEDYFPEYAHYTVPEDATPDAGEDPKVTRAKFFIRDEFLRISTASGDGRHYCYPHFTCAVDTENIRRVFNDCRDIIQRMHLRQYELL